TCTTGACGCACGTTTCCAGTGAAGCCTCTGTGGAAGAAAAAGAAACAAGAATCAATAAAGTTTTAACAAAAGAAAACTTATTATATAAAAAAGTTGAATTTTTAATGAATTTCTTACAATCAAATTAGCAAGATAAATGCCAATAATATCCCGGTTTGAAGCAATATCAAGACCCAGTAGTGAATTGCTGTTTACATCTGATGCCATTGACTTTGGGTCCTCAACACATCGTCCATTAACGATCCCGAATAAGCTGTGCCCTGAATATACCTTAAAGAGTTCCTATAAAAAAAGATTCACGCTTTAACTAACATGTTACCGAACTCTGTTCAGTTTATTTATGTCAAACATGTAAAAAAAATCTAAAAAGAAACAGGTCAAAACCCGCCCAAGGTTTACTTTCAAGACATAGAACATTTTAAATCACTTTCATTTCAAAATATGGTATTTATTGAAATAATACAGTTTATGTACTCATATTTGACCaactaattatttatataaaatatttagaaGTTTGAACAACCATCACCAAGGTGAGGTCTCATGTTTAAGCCAAGATGGCTACGGAAAGGGTCGGAAATGGTTACCAGGATAACCAGGTTAAGCTGTGTACATCTGAGTAAAATATGTACATACTCTAACGTCATTTACCTCCGGGTTTTCTGTTTGCGGCCAGATTAAAAACTCTTCCCCGACCCGGGATCCAACAATAGTCAAATTCAGTCTGCGACAAACCTCAATGTAGATTATGCTAAGCAAAATTGCTGCAAAATAAAAGCGTGCCAATATTACATCAGCCTGTAAGAATCTCAACTTTTGGAAAAAAATAATGCAAGAGTTTAAGAATTACAACTTGCCAAAAATATAAAAAAGGAATAAAATTTACCATTGCCACGCTTGCAGCTTAAAACAGAATGCAAATAAGAACAGTTTGAATCCACAACAGAAGACCTTTTGAAGCCTCTTGACTCGAAAAGAACTTTGTTAACTGCCTCCAAAATTTGAATCAAATGGCAACCGATATCTCTTGAAATTAGTTCGACTTCAACTTCTTTCGCGATAATATCCATTTCCGATAACCAGTCTTCGGTTCTTTTTCCGGCCATAAGCATAGATTCTATGTGAATATTTTCTTGGCCATCAGACGACACCTTGTTACCACCTTTACGTTCATTTACGAAAGAATTAGCATCCATTTCACGGTTAAAAGCAACAAACGCCTCATCTTCGGCAGAAATATGCAGCAAAGTCTGCATAATACATGAAGACCAAAGTCAACTTATTACTGTATTATTTTTCATTTATTCTCGA
This genomic window from Rutidosis leptorrhynchoides isolate AG116_Rl617_1_P2 chromosome 2, CSIRO_AGI_Rlap_v1, whole genome shotgun sequence contains:
- the LOC139891400 gene encoding uncharacterized protein isoform X2; the protein is MKNLTNLTMIKHKKGKLSFSPMATAASVKPGGFSPPKFYQEVLIAARAKFTQDISFQSKDKDISLAKTLLHISAEDEAFVAFNREMDANSFVNERKGGNKVSSDGQENIHIESMLMAGKRTEDWLSEMDIIAKEVEVELISRDIGCHLIQILEAVNKVLFESRGFKRSSVVDSNCSYLHSVLSCKRGNAILLSIIYIEVCRRLNLTIVGSRVGEEFLIWPQTENPEELFKVYSGHSLFGIVNGRCVEDPKSMASDVNSNSLLGLDIASNRDIIGIYLANLIRLHWKRASRTNHGLLLTSPLRPVHDDKTNGSSSSIPLLRPQDLRLAIMASEKLLILQPHNWALRRDHGMMLYFSREYGEAVQELSICMAFAPEEEAEILEPFVEKLHLLRLESSWKSSLGQKGHLTVP
- the LOC139891400 gene encoding uncharacterized protein isoform X1, with translation MLLASLSGLYQPFFRFGIDRKLDKKMKNLTNLTMIKHKKGKLSFSPMATAASVKPGGFSPPKFYQEVLIAARAKFTQDISFQSKDKDISLAKTLLHISAEDEAFVAFNREMDANSFVNERKGGNKVSSDGQENIHIESMLMAGKRTEDWLSEMDIIAKEVEVELISRDIGCHLIQILEAVNKVLFESRGFKRSSVVDSNCSYLHSVLSCKRGNAILLSIIYIEVCRRLNLTIVGSRVGEEFLIWPQTENPEELFKVYSGHSLFGIVNGRCVEDPKSMASDVNSNSLLGLDIASNRDIIGIYLANLIRLHWKRASRTNHGLLLTSPLRPVHDDKTNGSSSSIPLLRPQDLRLAIMASEKLLILQPHNWALRRDHGMMLYFSREYGEAVQELSICMAFAPEEEAEILEPFVEKLHLLRLESSWKSSLGQKGHLTVP